The Arachis ipaensis cultivar K30076 chromosome B03, Araip1.1, whole genome shotgun sequence region caggcagatcagaaggttgttggatacGGAGTTGTGTTAGGATTATGAAACtttgaagacatataactaataaagatACTTTGTAAATTAAATGGAAATCAGTGATAGGGATAGAGTTGAGGATtagagttgctttgcctttctgaattaactccggtattactgctctctttgcttgtgagtgatttcttcaatggcaggctgtatgtgattgacactggtttgagtagctgccaatactcctccagatctgaaccccaggtttagtgcggatccattctgattgagggtgaatcTCATTTAGTTCATTcttcttaatgatcctactcaaaacgccacaaacaatgtcggatctttcggatcagaaaatgctgcaccttgggttctagcctctaccacagagatcctaatctccccagaaatcggctgaactgatgtctcgagaagtctccaacgaagtcatggattagccgtctgagagatgtataaacatagctgttggctcatcattgtccgatgaaagacgcactctgagcccaagtagacgcgggtgtttgtcaggcacgttcgtcttaatgtgatgaacagagctgattgtctgatcatcctattcaccacgatgaagatcgagtatacatcttagaattaatcaaacacagaacgaagagaaacagtaatacttttattaattcataggactcagcagggctcctcccctcaacttaggaggtttagaaactcatactgaaggtaaaatacaatgtaaaatgaAAATAGGGTTGTCAGGTATGCGTCCTCTCTAGTGTGTTCTtcgaatgattatgtaaaatatactttaaatactatacagatgactagtaagggtaaaacagtctatttagtgctaaaatctacttttggggcccacttggtgagtatttgggctgagctttgatgagatccatgtgctatgaggtctcttgggtgtggaacgccagctaggggatcctctctgggtgtttggacattggtctctgctctttgggcgctggtcgcctggaagggggcaggtagctagcgttggacaccagttttgggccttctaatccgaagaaaagtataaactattatatatttctgaaaagctctggaagtcacctttccatagccgttaagagctctccatttagacttctgttgctccagaaaagctctttcgagtgcggacagcatctgcagtgctttctctgtctctgaatcaaacttgtgctccagctcctcaatttcatccagaaaatacctgaaattgtccaaaagcacaaaaactcatagtagaatccaaaaatgtgaatttaacactaaaacctataaaaacttaataaaactaaataaaaactactaaaaactatatgaaaatgatgccaaaaaatgtataaaatatccactcatcaagtTGCTATAGCATTATAAACAAATTGAATTTTACTCTGAACATATTTTTCATTACCACACATCTTAAcagtaaaaaaaaattctatgcgAACTCATTTAGTTTTGGTATGATAGAGACAACTCTTCAAGGTTGAAGTTGTATGTAAAATATTTAGAGAAGGTAAGAAAGTACATTAAGCTAAGCTCTATGAGAAAGAGCAGTGATAGGTTTGAAtagaaaggaaaaattaaaatagaGACAAAGACTTGTAATGAGAGTAATCAAGCATCATTTCATTTTAGAATTACACATCTTTACTAAGCCAANNNNNNNNNNNNNNNNNNNNNNNNNNNNNNNNNTATCAAGAAAGACAGCAATGCAGTTTTGCACACTGCTATTGTACACTATTACTCTCTATCCTTAATACCCCTCCCCCTCAACTGAGGTATGGGTTCTGAAATACTCTCAGTTTGTGCTTATACCTATCAAATAGGTGTTGTGACATTGATTTTGTTAAGCAATCTGTAATTTGATCAGAAGAGGGAATATGCATAATATAAAGAGCTTTTTGGTTAACCAGGTTCCTTAGAAAATGCAGATCCAGCTCCAAATGCTTACATTTGCTAAGAAGTATAGAATTTGCCGCAAGAAGACAGTCACTCTGATTATCACAGTAGATAGTAGGCACCACAATTTGAGGTATCCGAAGTTCTTGTAGAAGCTGCTGTAAGGACATAATTTCTGTTTGAGCTGCACACATAGCCCTGTATTCTGCCTCCGTGCTACTTCTATTCACTTTAGTTTGTTTGTTGCTCTTCCAAGATATGAGGTTGTTCCCAAGATATACACAAAATCCAAAGATAGACTTTCTATCCTCCAAATCCCCTCCCCAATCTGCATCTGCAAAAGAGAGAATTCAAAAATCAGCAGCTTTTGTGAACACAATCCCATGATCCAACGTACTTTGCAAGTATCTGAGGATCCTTTTTACACTTTTTCAATGAAGCAAAGTTGGACCGTGCACAAATTGGGATATACGATTAATAGCAAATGTGATATCAAGTTTTATCATAGTTAGATACTGCAGTGCACCCACTA contains the following coding sequences:
- the LOC107633134 gene encoding uncharacterized protein LOC107633134; protein product: MMLSQVRYIRELLLKDGVHNSKPLPTPIATDVKLFSNNSELFENPTQYRSIVGALQYLTMIKLDITFAINRISQFVHDADWGGDLEDRKSIFGFCVYLGNNLISWKSNKQTKVNRSSTEAEYRAMCAAQTEIMSLQQLLQELRIPQIVVPTIYCDNQSDCLLAANSILLSKCKHLELDLHFLRNLVNQKALYIMHIPSSDQITDCLTKSMSQHLFDRYKHKLRVFQNPYLS